One window of the Eucalyptus grandis isolate ANBG69807.140 chromosome 6, ASM1654582v1, whole genome shotgun sequence genome contains the following:
- the LOC104449870 gene encoding pyridoxal 5'-phosphate synthase-like subunit PDX1.2, with protein MENWKWGVDTNNQSGEIEGDFLHGWPHTPQHGHAPHAMPPPQQEARSNLLELTPHRHSYSLSPSLLLVLLVPLLLLLVYILPSSSRFLRPKFSIDLFSRKKRSFPSRHSGRASGQMAEEGVVTVYNSNVVADTKKNPFSLKVGMAQMLRGGAIFEATSVEQAKIAEEAGACSVVVSHPSGAATGISRMPDPSLIKDVKRAVSIPIVARARVGHFVEAQILEAVGVDYIDESEAIAIADEDNYINKHNFRSPFVCGCRSLGEALRRMREGAAMIRIQGDLDRSGDVVETVKNVRSVMGEMRVLNNMDDDEVFAFAKKIEAPYDLVAQSKQMGRLPVVHFAAGGIVTPADAALMMQLGCDGVFVGSEVFDCSDPYKRVQGIVRGVRHYTDPHVLVETCSGLAGLHLGQERIEESEGQ; from the coding sequence ATGGAAAATTGGAAATGGGGAGTGGATACCAACAACCAGTCCGGAGAGATTGAAGGTGACTTCCTCCATGGATGGCCCCACACGCCCCAACACGGTCATGCCCCTCACGCCATGCCACCTCCCCAACAAGAAGCTCGCTCGAATCTTCTCGAACTGACTCCACACCGCCATTCCTACTCTctgtctccctctctcctcctcgtcctcctcgtccccctcctccttcttcttgtttATATACTGCCGTCCTCGTCGAGATTCCTCCGACCCAAGTTCTCGATTGACTTGTTCTCCAGGAAAAAGAGAAGCTTTCCATCGCGGCATTCCGGCAGGGCATCTGGGCAAATGGCGGAAGAAGGCGTCGTCACCGTCTACAACAGCAACGTCGTCGCCGACACCAAGAAGAACCCCTTCTCCCTCAAGGTCGGCATGGCCCAGATGCTCCGCGGCGGCGCCATCTTCGAGGCCACCTCCGTGGAGCAGGCCAAGATCGCCGAGGAGGCCGGCGCCTGCTCCGTCGTCGTCTCCCACCCGTCCGGGGCTGCGACGGGTATCTCGCGCATGCCCGATCCTTCCCTGATCAAGGACGTCAAGCGCGCCGTCTCGATCCCGATCGTCGCGCGGGCCCGCGTCGGGCATTTCGTGGAGGCCCAGATTCTGGAGGCCGTCGGGGTCGATTACATTGACGAGAGCGAGGCCATCGCGATCGCCGACGAGGACAATTACATCAACAAGCACAACTTCCGGAGCCCCTTCGTCTGCGGGTGTCGGAGTCTCGGAGAGGCGTTGAGGAGGATGAGGGAAGGTGCGGCCATGATCAGGATACAGGGCGATTTGGACAGATCTGGGGATGTGGTCGAGACCGTCAAGAATGTGAGGTCAGTGATGGGGGAGATGAGGGTCTTGAACAACATGGACGATGATGAAGTCTTTGCGTTCGCAAAGAAGATCGAGGCGCCTTACGATCTCGTGGCGCAGAGCAAGCAGATGGGTCGCCTCCCTGTCGTGCATTTTGCCGCCGGAGGGATCGTAACTCCAGCCGACGCGGCGCTGATGATGCAATTGGGGTGCGACGGCGTATTTGTGGGTTCGGAGGTTTTCGATTGCTCGGATCCCTATAAGCGCGTGCAGGGCATCGTCCGAGGCGTGAGGCATTACACGGATCCACACGTGTTGGTGGAGACGTGCTCCGGGCTGGCGGGGCTGCATCTCGGTCAGGAGAGGATCGAAGAGTCTGAGGGCCAGTGA
- the LOC104452022 gene encoding putative Peroxidase 48: MDWIKKLSLLTVLLCIYIALTNPNADTMRKNSPSVLWFPPPSRFTRNLSSRLMSWPQPYDGYLNGVDSATRDSAESLEYDYYRESCPQAEKIIRETVRQIYGVHSGVAPALLRLVFHDCFIKGCDASVLLDSTEVMNAEKDTPPNETLKGFDVIDVIKAEIEEVCPSVVSCADILVLAAREGLLMAGGPFYPLSTGRRDSTHSYADLATYQLPSPYGDLSDTIASFGSRGFDEREIVNLLGAHSIGVIHCKSFQSRLYNFSGTNEPDPSLDAGFLDLMRSKCSKSVSASPSLSPAPSSSKSSFDFSNLTSEEPGVVMNYEGLSSGFGTLYYHRLLQGKGVLYADQQLMVGEETGSWVRAYASDVSLFRRDFAETMMKLSNLQVLTAPNGQVRHSCSKAA; encoded by the exons ATGGACTGGATCAAGAAACTGAGCCTCCTCACGGTCTTGCTCTGCATCTACATTGCCCTCACCAACCCGAATGCCGATACCATGAGGAAGAACTCACCCTCGGTTCTCTGGTTCCCGCCTCCCTCGCGCTTCACTAGGAATCTCTCGTCTCGGTTGATGTCATGGCCTCAACCGTACGACGGCTACCTCAATGGAGTTGACTCGGCGACGCGTGACTCAGCTGAGTCGCTCGAGTACGATTACTATCGCGAGTCGTGCCCACAAGCCGAAAAGATCATCCGAGAGACAGTCCGGCAAATCTACGGTGTTCATTCGGGTGTCGCTCCCGCTCTGTTGCGGCTTGTCTTTCACGACTGCTTCATCAAG GGATGCGATGCTTCCGTTTTGTTGGACTCGACCGAAGTGATGAACGCAGAGAAAGATACGCCTCCAAATGAGACACTGAAGGGTTTTGACGTCATCGACGTCATCAAGGCCGAGATCGAAGAGGTCTGCCCCAGTGTCGTATCGTGCGCGGACATTCTTGTTTTGGCGGCCAGAGAAGGCCTTCTCATG GCTGGAGGTCCATTCTATCCCCTGAGCACTGGCAGAAGAGACAGCACGCATTCATACGCAGATCTAGCGACTTATCAGCTTCCTTCACCATATGGAGATCTCTCCGACACAATCGCATCTTTTGGATCAAGAGGATTCGATGAAAGAGAGATTGTCAATCTGCTCG GAGCTCACAGCATCGGAGTGATTCACTGCAAATCGTTCCAGAGTCGTCTCTACAATTTTTCCGGGACTAACGAACCTGACCCATCTCTAGATGCTGGATTCCTCGACCTAATGAGATCCAAATGCAGCAAGAGTGTCTCAGCGTCTCCATCGCTGTCTCCGGCTCCATCATCATCCAAAAGCTCGTTTGACTTCTCGAATTTGACATCTGAAGAGCCCGGTGTAGTGATGAACTATGAGGGGCTGAGTTCTGGTTTCGGGACTCTCTACTACCATAGGCTGCTGCAAGGTAAAGGGGTTCTCTATGCGGATCAACAGCTCATGGTGGGAGAAGAAACGGGGAGTTGGGTCAGAGCATACGCCTCAGATGTCTCTTTGTTTCGCAGAGATTTTGCTGAGACCATGATGAAGCTGTCGAACCTCCAAGTCCTAACTGCTCCTAATGGTCAGGTTCGACACAGTTGTTCAAAGGCTGCTTGA
- the LOC104449871 gene encoding pyridoxal 5'-phosphate synthase-like subunit PDX1.2 — MPSPQHEARSDLLELTPHRHSYSLSPSLLLVPLLLLLVYILPSSSRFLRPKFSIALFSRKKRSFPSRHSGRTSGQMAEEGVVTVYNSNVVADTKKNPFSLKVGMAQMLRGGAIFKVTSVEQAKIAEKAGACSVVVSEPSWDVRRMPDPSLIKDVKRAVSIPIVAQARIGHFVEAQILEAIGVDYIDESEALDIADEDNYINKHNFRSPFVCEGRNLGEALRRVSEGAAMIRTTVFSYGYGDLAETVKNVRSVMVETRVLNNMDDDEVFAFAKEIEAPNDLVAQTKQMGRLPVVHFAAGRFVTPADAALMMQLGCDGVFVDSDIFNFSDPCKRVQVIVRGVRHYTDPHVLAETCSGLKDIMAGSITVRR, encoded by the coding sequence ATGCCATCTCCCCAACATGAAGCTCGCTCGGATCTTCTCGAACTGACTCCACACCGCCATTCCTACTCTctgtctccctctctcctcctcgtacccctcctccttcttcttgtttATATACTGCCGTCGTCGTCGAGATTCCTCCGACCCAAGTTCTCGATTGCCTTGTTCTCCAGGAAAAAGAGAAGCTTTCCATCGCGGCATTCCGGCAGGACATCCGGGCAAATGGCGGAAGAAGGCGTCGTCACCGTCTACAACAGCAACGTCGTCGCCGACACCAAGAAGAACCCCTTCTCCCTCAAGGTCGGCATGGCCCAGATGCTCCGCGGCGGCGCCATCTTCAAGGTCACCTCCGTGGAGCAGGCCAAGATCGCCGAGAAGGCCGGCGCCTGCTCCGTCGTCGTCTCCGAACCATCCTGGGATGTGCGGCGCATGCCCGATCCTTCCCTGATCAAGGACGTCAAGCGCGCCGTCTCGATCCCGATCGTCGCGCAGGCCCGCATCGGGCATTTCGTGGAGGCCCAGATTCTGGAGGCCATCGGGGTCGATTACATTGACGAGAGCGAGGCCCTCGACATCGCCGACGAGGACAATTACATCAACAAGCACAACTTCCGGAGCCCCTTCGTCTGCGAGGGTCGGAATCTCGGAGAGGCGTTGAGGAGGGTGAGCGAAGGTGCGGCCATGATCAGGACAACGGTCTTTTCGTACGGATATGGCGATTTGGCCGAGACCGTCAAGAATGTGAGGTCAGTGATGGTGGAGACGAGGGTCTTGAACAACATGGACGATGATGAAGTTTTTGCGTTCGCAAAGGAGATCGAGGCGCCTAACGATCTCGTGGCGCAGACCAAGCAAATGGGTCGCCTCCCCGTCGTGCATTTTGCGGCCGGAAGGTTCGTAACTCCAGCCGACGCGGCGCTGATGATGCAATTGGGGTGCGACGGCGTATTTGTGGATTCGGACATTTTCAATTTCTCGGATCCATGTAAGCGCGTGCAGGTCATCGTCCGAGGCGTGAGGCATTACACGGATCCACACGTGTTGGCGGAGACGTGCTCCGGGCTGAAAGACATAATGGCAGGCTCCATCACGGTCAGGAGATGA
- the LOC104449869 gene encoding mitochondrial arginine transporter BAC2 encodes MDFWPEFLASSWGKEFVAGGFGGTAGVISGYPLDTVRIRLQHSGSGSAVGILRKIIRDEGPAALYRGMGAPLASVTFQNAMVFQIYAILSRAFDSSVSAKDPPSYKGVALGGVGTGAVQSLILTPVELIKIQLQLQDRKHAQSHQQQHHRGPISVAKSIYKREGLKGMYRGLGITVLRDSPAHGVYFWSYEYMREKLHPGCRKNSDERLRTMLIAGGLAGVASWVFCYPLDVLKTRLQAQSQLSPRKYNGIVDCFRKSVQADGYGVLWRGLGTAVARAFVVNGAIFSAYEIALRCLFNNSN; translated from the exons ATGGATTTCTGGCCGGAGTTTCTCGCGAGCAGTTGGGGAAAAGAATTTGTGGCCGGCGGGTTCGGCGGCACCGCCGGGGTGATCTCCGGTTACCCTCTCGACACAGTCCGGATACGGCTGCAGCACTCGGGGTCGGGCTCCGCCGTCGGCATCCTCCGCAAAATCATCCGCGATGAAGGGCCCGCCGCTCTGTACCGCGGCATGGGCGCCCCCTTGGCTTCTGTCACGTTTCAG AATGCCATGGTATTCCAAATTTATGCGATCCTTTCTCGAGCATTTGACTCGTCTGTCTCGGCGAAGGACCCTCCTTCATACAAGGGTGTTGCTCTGGGTGGGGTTGGCACTGGGGCTGTACAGAGCCTTATCCTCACCCCTGTAGAACTGATCAAGATTCAGCTTCAATTACAGGATAGAAAACATGCCCAATCTCATCAACAGCAGCATCACAGGGGACCAATAAGTGTTGCCAAGTCCATATACAAACGTGAAGGGTTAAAGGGCATGTACCGTGGACTAGGGATCACAGTCCTTAGGGATTCGCCCGCCCACGGAGTTTATTTCTGGAGTTACGAGTACATGAGAGAGAAGCTCCACCCAGGCTGTAGGAAGAATAGCGACGAAAGATTAAGAACAATGCTAATAGCAGGAGGGCTAGCTGGGGTAGCGAGCTGGGTTTTCTGCTATCCATTGGATGTGTTAAAGACAAGGCTACAGGCTCAGTCCCAACTATCCCCGAGGAAATACAATGGGATAGTGGATTGTTTCCGCAAAAGTGTACAAGCAGATGGGTATGGCGTTCTGTGGCGAGGGCTAGGGACTGCAGTCGCCAGAGCTTTCGTGGTGAATGGGGCTATTTTTTCTGCTTATGAGATAGCTCTTAGATGCTTGTTCAACAACAGCAATTGA